The following are from one region of the Arcobacter defluvii genome:
- the hemC gene encoding hydroxymethylbilane synthase — MEKLVIATRRSQLALWQSEYVKSLLLEHYPDMQIELQEFVTKGDKILDVPLAKIGGKGLFTKELEVAMLEGSAHLAVHSLKDVPTQFEDGLTLAAVTKRFDPRDAILSNKYSSIEELPQGAVVGTTSLRRRMALKILRPDIVLKDLRGNINTRIAKLNAGEYDAIILAATGIQKLKIENEVKYFNPISTDVMIPSMGQATLGIETTNNPEVLEIVKVLNDENAHIESTIERSFVDTLQGGCQVPIGVKATIIDKNSIRVQAIVGMPDGSEYLSEDITADIKDYEKIGQNLAQTFIDQGAKDLLERAEKTAFK, encoded by the coding sequence ATGGAAAAATTAGTAATAGCAACAAGAAGAAGTCAATTAGCTCTTTGGCAAAGTGAATATGTAAAATCACTACTTTTAGAACACTATCCTGATATGCAAATAGAATTACAAGAATTTGTAACAAAGGGTGATAAAATATTAGATGTTCCTCTAGCTAAAATAGGTGGAAAAGGGCTTTTTACAAAAGAACTTGAAGTTGCAATGTTAGAAGGAAGTGCACATCTTGCAGTTCATTCATTAAAAGATGTACCAACTCAATTTGAAGATGGATTAACTCTTGCTGCTGTTACTAAAAGATTTGACCCAAGAGATGCAATTTTAAGTAATAAATATAGTTCTATTGAAGAATTACCTCAAGGTGCAGTTGTAGGAACTACAAGTTTAAGAAGAAGAATGGCTTTAAAAATTTTAAGACCAGATATTGTACTTAAAGATTTAAGAGGTAATATAAATACTAGAATTGCTAAATTAAATGCAGGTGAATATGATGCAATTATACTTGCAGCTACTGGTATTCAAAAACTAAAAATTGAAAATGAAGTTAAATACTTCAATCCAATTTCAACTGATGTTATGATTCCATCAATGGGACAAGCTACACTTGGAATTGAAACTACAAATAATCCAGAAGTATTAGAAATAGTAAAAGTATTAAATGATGAAAATGCTCATATCGAATCAACAATTGAGCGAAGTTTTGTAGATACATTACAAGGTGGTTGTCAAGTTCCAATAGGTGTAAAAGCAACAATTATTGATAAAAATTCTATAAGAGTTCAAGCAATTGTAGGAATGCCAGATGGCAGTGAATATCTAAGTGAAGATATAACTGCTGATATTAAAGATTATGAAAAAATTGGACAAAATTTAGCTCAAACTTTTATAGACCAAGGTGCAAAAGATTTATTAGAAAGAGCAGAAAAAACAGCTTTTAAATAA
- a CDS encoding hydrolase, which produces MRINIDDALFCLVDVQEKLFPHIANKEELEKNLLILVKGLKVLNVPFIVNEQYKKGIGETIPSLKELVDTYPSFEKTTFSCCQNKPTMDAIKATNKKVVIVAGIETHVCVLQTCIDLIEAGFEVVLVTDCCSSRKQKDTDIALQRLIQSGVIPTTYESLLFELTLNAKNPCFKEISSLVK; this is translated from the coding sequence ATGAGAATAAATATTGATGATGCACTTTTTTGTTTGGTTGATGTTCAAGAAAAATTATTTCCACACATTGCAAATAAAGAAGAACTAGAAAAGAATTTATTGATTTTAGTAAAAGGTTTGAAAGTTTTAAATGTTCCATTTATTGTAAATGAACAATATAAAAAAGGAATAGGTGAAACAATTCCTTCTTTAAAAGAATTAGTTGATACTTACCCATCATTTGAAAAAACTACTTTTTCATGTTGTCAAAATAAACCAACAATGGATGCGATTAAAGCTACTAATAAAAAAGTAGTTATTGTTGCAGGAATTGAAACACATGTTTGTGTTTTACAAACTTGTATTGATTTAATAGAAGCTGGATTCGAAGTTGTTTTAGTAACTGATTGTTGTAGCTCTAGAAAACAAAAAGATACTGATATTGCTTTACAAAGATTGATTCAATCAGGAGTTATTCCAACTACTTATGAATCTTTATTATTTGAATTAACTTTAAATGCAAAAAACCCTTGTTTTAAAGAAATCTCAAGCTTAGTAAAATAG
- a CDS encoding GGDEF domain-containing protein, translated as MDNKFKFNPYEALKSILEITSYHTGDEFIAKTAIEIKKLFQADLVYITKAIDYSPTTKVEVIYSTNTKIPKIIDLNGVPGKFVFDNKIIKIKEHVQYNFLDVINEKYESFYGIPITDGKNNCIGHIAIYSKKVRDLPEELNDIALIYSRKIERETRRIALEKENLLIRKQLEELTITDTLTTLYNRRYFVKICSDIFAQVKRASTQATLAYIDIDNFKSINDKFGHDGGDFVLKYFADILKEESRKGIDYIFRLGGEEFCIISLNTPLNYAYEYMERIMNLTSRKFLTTKFGKITLSIGLVEFNKDFNSYDEILNLADKKMYKAKKEGKNSIVK; from the coding sequence TTGGATAATAAATTCAAATTCAATCCATATGAAGCTTTAAAATCGATCTTAGAAATAACATCTTATCATACAGGTGATGAATTTATAGCTAAAACTGCAATTGAAATAAAAAAATTATTTCAAGCTGATTTAGTTTATATTACAAAAGCTATTGATTATTCACCAACTACAAAAGTTGAAGTTATTTACTCTACAAATACAAAAATTCCTAAAATAATAGACCTAAATGGTGTTCCTGGTAAATTTGTTTTTGACAATAAAATTATAAAAATAAAAGAGCATGTACAATACAACTTTCTGGATGTAATAAATGAAAAATATGAAAGTTTTTATGGTATTCCAATAACCGATGGTAAAAATAATTGTATAGGACATATCGCAATTTATTCAAAAAAAGTAAGAGATTTACCTGAAGAATTAAATGATATTGCATTAATTTATTCAAGAAAAATTGAAAGAGAAACAAGAAGAATTGCTTTAGAAAAAGAAAATCTTCTTATAAGAAAACAATTAGAAGAGTTGACAATTACTGATACATTAACAACTTTATACAATAGAAGATATTTTGTAAAAATTTGCTCAGATATTTTTGCTCAAGTAAAAAGAGCATCTACACAAGCAACTTTAGCTTACATAGATATAGATAATTTTAAAAGTATAAATGATAAATTTGGTCATGATGGTGGAGATTTTGTATTAAAATATTTTGCAGATATTTTGAAAGAAGAATCAAGAAAAGGAATAGACTATATTTTTAGGCTTGGTGGAGAAGAATTTTGTATTATTAGTTTAAATACACCATTAAATTATGCTTATGAATATATGGAAAGAATTATGAATCTAACATCAAGAAAATTCTTAACAACAAAATTTGGTAAGATTACGCTAAGTATTGGATTAGTTGAATTTAATAAAGATTTTAATTCATATGACGAAATATTAAATCTTGCAGATAAAAAAATGTATAAAGCAAAAAAAGAGGGAAAAAATTCTATAGTAAAATAG
- the prpF gene encoding 2-methylaconitate cis-trans isomerase PrpF: protein MSNYKPQFKVKATYMRGGTSKGTFFNIADLPKEAQEDPKKRDRLLQRIVGSPDVYKQQMDGMGGATSSTSKAILVGRSTVPNHDVDYYFCQVAIDKDFVDMSGNCGNLSSAVGPFAIKEGLVDNVPENGVCCVRIWQANIKKTILCYVTMVDGMVKEMGDYYIDGVAFPAEEIVLEFAEPVDPSEELFPTGNLVDDLEVPGIGTFKATMITAGIPTCFVNAADIGYKGTELQVDINNDAEALARFEVIRSYAALKMGLISDLKEAETRQHTPKIAFVAPKSDFTTSSGKEVKADEIDLHVRALSMQKLHHAMMGTASVAIGVAACIPGTLVNLAAGGGEKTAVEFGHPSGTLKVGAVIKQENGKYVVDKATMSRSARIIMEGNVFVPAGTME from the coding sequence ATGAGTAATTATAAACCACAATTTAAAGTTAAAGCTACATATATGAGAGGTGGTACATCAAAAGGTACTTTCTTCAATATTGCAGACTTACCAAAAGAAGCTCAAGAAGACCCAAAAAAAAGAGATAGACTACTTCAAAGAATTGTAGGAAGTCCTGATGTTTATAAACAACAAATGGATGGTATGGGAGGAGCTACTTCTTCTACTTCAAAAGCAATTTTAGTAGGTAGATCAACTGTTCCAAATCATGATGTAGATTACTATTTCTGTCAAGTTGCAATTGATAAAGATTTTGTAGACATGAGTGGAAACTGTGGGAACTTATCAAGTGCAGTTGGTCCATTTGCTATTAAAGAAGGATTAGTTGATAATGTACCTGAAAATGGTGTTTGTTGTGTAAGAATTTGGCAAGCAAATATCAAAAAAACTATTTTGTGTTATGTAACTATGGTTGATGGTATGGTTAAAGAAATGGGTGATTACTACATTGATGGTGTTGCCTTCCCAGCAGAAGAAATCGTTTTAGAATTTGCTGAACCTGTTGACCCTTCTGAAGAGTTATTCCCTACTGGAAATTTAGTTGATGATTTAGAAGTTCCAGGAATTGGTACATTTAAAGCAACTATGATTACTGCTGGTATTCCTACTTGTTTTGTTAATGCAGCTGATATTGGATATAAAGGAACTGAATTACAAGTTGATATAAACAATGATGCCGAAGCACTTGCAAGATTTGAAGTAATCAGATCTTATGCTGCTTTAAAAATGGGATTAATCTCTGATTTAAAAGAAGCAGAAACAAGACAACATACTCCAAAAATTGCATTTGTTGCACCTAAATCTGATTTTACAACTTCTAGTGGTAAAGAGGTTAAAGCAGATGAAATTGATTTACATGTACGTGCGTTATCTATGCAAAAATTACACCACGCTATGATGGGAACTGCTTCGGTTGCTATTGGTGTTGCTGCTTGTATTCCTGGAACTTTAGTTAACTTAGCTGCTGGTGGTGGAGAAAAAACTGCTGTTGAATTTGGTCACCCATCTGGAACTTTAAAAGTTGGTGCAGTTATCAAACAAGAAAATGGAAAATATGTTGTTGATAAAGCAACTATGAGTAGAAGTGCTAGAATAATTATGGAAGGAAATGTATTCGTTCCAGCTGGTACAATGGAATAA
- the acnD gene encoding Fe/S-dependent 2-methylisocitrate dehydratase AcnD produces MTNEKYLKQLDGLDVKYYDVKSAVEDITPGSFAKLNYTSRVLAENLIRKCPSEDLKDSLIQLIEKRTDKDFPWYPSRVICHDILGLTAFVDLAGLREAVASKGGNPDKVNPVVPTQLIVDHSLAVECGGYDPDAFQKNRDIEDRRNADRFHFINWTKEAFNNVDVIPPGNGIMHQINLEKMSPVIHNINGIASPDTLVGTDSHTPHVDALGVIAVGVGGLEAENVMLGNPSYMRVPEIIGVEIVGTRAEGITATDIALSLTSFLRENNVISAYLEFFGPGIKYLNLGDRATIANMTPEYGASAGMFAIDEQTIDYLRVTGRSPEQIKLVETYAKANGLWADAFEQATYARTLKFDLTSVTRSLAGPSKPHKLVPTSTLKAEGIIKDFKIDGDKMPDGAILIAAITSCTNTSNPRNVVAAGLLAKKANELGLTRKPWVKSSLAPGSKVAELYLKEAGLLPELEKLGFGIVGFACTTCNGMSGALDPKIQKEAVDNNIYTTAVLSGNRNFDGRIHPYVKEAFLASPALVIAYALAGTIRFDIENGVLGKDKNGNDIKLKDLWPTDAEVDAVVNSAVKPEMFAKIYDPMFARNGLAGIKVDPFYKWNTKSTYINKPPYWEDEYMQMPALKGMRPLGVFPDNITTDHLSPSNAILPTSASGEYCLKMGLPVEDLNSYATHRGDHHTASRATLANPKLFNEMVKNPDGTVKQGSLTMIMPEGKESRMWEAIETYTNRKQPLIIIAGTNYGQGSSRDWAAKGVRLAGVEVLIAESIERIHRTNLVGMGVLPLQFKDGETRHTYNIDGSETFDIEGEITPRCDLTVVMTRANGEVVKFKVLCRLDTSAEVEVYKNGGILQKFAKDVIASSK; encoded by the coding sequence ATGACAAACGAAAAATATCTTAAACAACTAGATGGTTTAGATGTTAAATATTATGATGTAAAAAGTGCTGTTGAAGACATTACTCCAGGTTCTTTTGCAAAACTTAACTATACATCAAGAGTTTTAGCTGAAAACTTAATAAGAAAATGTCCAAGTGAAGATTTAAAAGATTCACTTATTCAATTAATTGAAAAAAGAACTGATAAAGATTTCCCTTGGTATCCATCAAGAGTAATCTGTCATGATATTCTAGGATTAACAGCATTTGTTGACTTAGCAGGTCTTAGAGAAGCAGTAGCATCAAAAGGTGGAAATCCTGATAAAGTTAATCCTGTTGTTCCTACTCAATTAATTGTTGACCACTCATTAGCAGTTGAGTGTGGTGGATATGATCCAGATGCATTCCAAAAAAATAGAGATATTGAAGATAGAAGAAATGCAGATAGATTCCACTTTATTAACTGGACTAAAGAAGCATTTAATAATGTTGACGTTATTCCTCCAGGTAATGGAATTATGCACCAAATCAACCTTGAAAAAATGTCTCCAGTTATTCACAACATTAATGGTATAGCAAGTCCAGATACATTAGTAGGAACAGATTCACATACTCCTCACGTTGATGCACTTGGAGTTATCGCTGTTGGTGTTGGTGGATTAGAAGCTGAAAATGTAATGTTAGGAAATCCTTCTTATATGAGAGTTCCTGAAATTATCGGTGTTGAAATTGTTGGAACAAGAGCTGAAGGTATTACAGCAACAGATATTGCATTATCTTTAACTTCTTTTTTAAGAGAAAACAACGTAATTTCTGCTTACTTAGAATTCTTTGGACCTGGTATTAAATACCTTAATTTAGGTGATAGAGCTACTATTGCTAATATGACTCCTGAATACGGTGCTAGTGCGGGAATGTTTGCAATTGATGAACAAACTATTGATTACTTAAGAGTAACTGGTAGAAGTCCTGAACAAATTAAATTAGTTGAAACTTATGCTAAAGCAAATGGTTTATGGGCAGATGCATTTGAGCAAGCTACATATGCAAGAACTTTAAAATTTGATTTAACATCTGTTACAAGAAGTTTAGCTGGTCCTTCTAAACCACATAAATTAGTTCCAACTTCAACATTAAAAGCTGAAGGAATTATCAAAGATTTCAAAATTGATGGTGATAAAATGCCAGATGGTGCTATTTTAATTGCTGCAATTACATCTTGTACAAATACTTCAAATCCTAGAAATGTTGTTGCTGCTGGTTTACTTGCAAAAAAAGCAAATGAGCTTGGATTAACTAGAAAACCATGGGTTAAATCTTCTTTAGCACCAGGTTCAAAAGTTGCAGAACTTTATTTAAAAGAGGCTGGATTATTACCTGAATTAGAAAAATTAGGATTTGGTATTGTTGGATTTGCATGTACTACTTGTAATGGTATGTCAGGTGCATTAGATCCTAAAATCCAAAAAGAGGCAGTTGATAACAATATTTATACAACAGCTGTATTATCAGGAAATAGAAACTTTGATGGAAGAATTCACCCTTATGTAAAAGAAGCATTTTTAGCATCTCCTGCACTTGTTATTGCATATGCATTAGCAGGAACTATTAGATTTGATATTGAAAATGGTGTTTTAGGTAAAGATAAAAATGGAAATGATATTAAACTAAAAGATTTATGGCCAACTGATGCTGAAGTTGATGCAGTTGTTAATTCTGCTGTAAAACCAGAAATGTTTGCAAAAATTTATGATCCAATGTTCGCAAGAAATGGATTAGCAGGTATTAAAGTTGATCCATTCTATAAATGGAATACAAAATCTACATATATAAATAAACCTCCTTATTGGGAAGATGAATATATGCAAATGCCAGCACTAAAAGGTATGAGACCATTAGGTGTATTCCCAGATAATATTACAACGGATCACTTATCTCCATCAAATGCAATTTTACCAACATCAGCATCTGGTGAATATTGTTTAAAAATGGGATTACCTGTTGAAGACTTAAACTCTTACGCTACGCATAGAGGAGATCATCATACAGCATCAAGAGCTACATTAGCAAATCCAAAACTTTTTAACGAAATGGTTAAAAATCCAGATGGAACAGTTAAACAAGGTTCATTAACAATGATTATGCCAGAAGGTAAAGAATCTAGAATGTGGGAAGCAATTGAAACTTACACAAATAGAAAACAACCTTTAATTATTATTGCTGGAACTAACTATGGACAAGGTTCATCAAGAGACTGGGCAGCTAAAGGTGTAAGACTTGCAGGTGTTGAAGTATTAATTGCTGAATCAATTGAAAGAATTCACAGAACTAATTTAGTTGGAATGGGTGTATTACCATTACAATTCAAAGATGGAGAAACAAGACATACTTATAATATTGATGGTTCTGAAACATTTGATATTGAAGGTGAGATTACTCCAAGATGTGATTTAACTGTTGTAATGACAAGAGCAAATGGTGAAGTTGTTAAATTCAAAGTTTTATGTAGATTAGATACTTCTGCTGAAGTTGAAGTTTACAAAAATGGTGGTATTTTACAAAAATTCGCTAAAGATGTTATTGCATCTTCAAAATAA
- a CDS encoding citrate/2-methylcitrate synthase, which yields MGGLAGVTAGTSAICTCGLGNGLNYRGYDIADLALKADFEEVAYLLLVGELPNKAQLKDFRRKIIAGRELPISVKNVLKSIPASSHPMDVMKTATSALGCVEPEAEDFSDQMAKIIRLLGAFPSFLVYWHHWHKHGKEIDLISEETTIAGYILERLKETKPKAVEVKAMNAMLTLYAEHEFNASTFANRITASTLSDIYSCMTTGIGTLKGHLHGGANEVAIKFVLQFDNVEHALKSVDELFAKKEKIMGFGHRVYRNLDPRSPVGFELASELRELETSDPKLFDIAKAIRDKVKADKGLPDNIDFFGGLIYHYMEIERLYYTPLFIMSRAAGWAAHAFEQRANNRIIRPSSEYTGPEPRAFVSLEDRK from the coding sequence ATGGGTGGATTAGCAGGTGTTACAGCTGGAACTTCAGCAATTTGTACTTGTGGATTAGGAAATGGACTTAATTATAGAGGATATGATATTGCAGATTTAGCTTTAAAAGCAGATTTTGAAGAAGTTGCATACTTATTATTAGTTGGTGAATTACCAAATAAAGCACAATTAAAAGACTTCAGAAGAAAAATTATTGCAGGAAGAGAATTACCAATTAGCGTTAAAAACGTATTAAAATCAATTCCAGCTTCTTCTCATCCAATGGATGTTATGAAAACTGCAACTTCTGCTTTAGGTTGTGTTGAACCAGAAGCAGAAGATTTTTCTGATCAAATGGCAAAAATCATTAGATTATTAGGTGCATTCCCATCATTTTTAGTTTACTGGCATCACTGGCATAAACATGGTAAAGAAATTGATTTAATTTCTGAAGAAACTACAATTGCTGGTTATATCTTAGAAAGATTAAAAGAAACTAAACCAAAAGCAGTTGAAGTTAAAGCTATGAATGCAATGTTAACTTTATATGCAGAGCATGAATTTAATGCTTCTACATTTGCAAATAGAATTACAGCTTCTACATTATCAGATATTTATTCTTGTATGACAACTGGAATTGGAACTTTAAAAGGTCACTTACATGGTGGAGCTAACGAAGTTGCTATCAAATTTGTATTACAATTTGATAATGTTGAACACGCATTAAAATCAGTTGATGAATTATTTGCAAAAAAAGAAAAAATCATGGGATTTGGACATAGAGTTTATAGAAACTTAGACCCAAGATCTCCAGTAGGTTTTGAATTAGCTTCAGAATTAAGAGAATTAGAAACTTCTGATCCAAAACTATTTGATATTGCAAAAGCAATTAGAGACAAAGTAAAAGCTGATAAAGGTTTACCAGATAATATCGACTTCTTTGGTGGATTAATTTACCACTATATGGAAATCGAAAGATTATACTATACACCTTTATTCATTATGTCAAGAGCAGCTGGATGGGCAGCTCATGCATTTGAACAAAGAGCAAATAACAGAATTATCAGACCAAGTTCTGAATATACTGGACCTGAGCCAAGAGCATTTGTTTCTTTAGAAGATAGAAAATAA
- the prpB gene encoding methylisocitrate lyase — protein MSAGKKFREALKEESPLQIVGTINAYQALQATRAGHKAIYLSGGGIANASYGLPDLGMTMLEDVCIDIRRITSICDTPLIVDADTGWGHAFNIARTVKEFIRYGAAGLHIEDQVAAKRCGHRPNKELVSTEEMCDRIRAAVDAKMQLDPEFVIIARTDAHASEGQQAAIDRAKAYVEAGADMIFAEAIHTLKEYKEFTDVIKVPVLANITEFGATPMFTTEELASVGISMVLYPLSAFRAMNKAALTVYQELKEKGTQEGVLGTMQTRMELYDMLNYHAYEQKMDELFSKGKAK, from the coding sequence ATGAGCGCAGGAAAAAAATTTAGAGAAGCCTTAAAAGAAGAGTCTCCTTTACAAATCGTAGGAACAATTAATGCTTATCAAGCATTACAAGCTACAAGAGCTGGACACAAAGCTATCTATTTATCAGGTGGAGGTATTGCAAACGCTTCTTATGGTTTACCAGACTTAGGTATGACAATGTTAGAAGATGTATGTATTGATATTAGAAGAATTACTTCTATTTGTGATACACCATTAATCGTGGATGCTGATACTGGTTGGGGACATGCATTTAATATTGCAAGAACTGTTAAAGAATTCATCAGATATGGTGCTGCTGGACTTCATATTGAAGATCAAGTTGCTGCTAAAAGATGTGGTCACAGACCAAATAAAGAATTAGTTTCAACAGAAGAAATGTGCGATAGAATTAGAGCTGCTGTAGATGCTAAAATGCAACTTGACCCTGAGTTTGTAATTATTGCTAGAACAGATGCTCACGCAAGTGAAGGTCAACAAGCTGCAATTGATAGAGCAAAAGCTTATGTTGAAGCTGGTGCAGATATGATTTTTGCTGAAGCAATTCACACTTTAAAAGAATATAAAGAATTTACAGATGTAATCAAAGTTCCAGTATTAGCAAATATTACTGAATTTGGTGCAACTCCAATGTTTACAACAGAAGAATTAGCTTCAGTTGGTATTTCAATGGTTCTATATCCATTATCAGCATTCAGAGCGATGAATAAAGCTGCTTTAACTGTATATCAAGAATTAAAAGAAAAAGGTACACAAGAAGGTGTTCTAGGAACAATGCAAACAAGAATGGAATTATACGATATGTTAAATTACCATGCTTATGAGCAAAAAATGGATGAATTATTTTCAAAAGGTAAAGCTAAATAA
- a CDS encoding D-2-hydroxyacid dehydrogenase produces MKIVILDRATLGFDIDVSIFEKYGEVTSYDVTKNEKTKERIKDADIVLTNKVVIGKDEMDDSNVKLICITATGTNNVDLVYAKEKGIEVKNVAGYSTSSVVQVAFSMIFYFVQKLNYYKTYVDEGKWQKSKIFTHIDKPFYELDKKRVGVIGLGEIGRNLAKKSRAFDCEVVYYSTSGKNANSEYKQVSLDELLKTSDIISIHAPLNENTKDLLNYENMKNMKKGAILLNLGRGGIINENDLAKLIDEKEIYCGIDVVNKEPIEESNPLLKVKNKDRLLLTPHIGWASIEARTRLVEMVAQNIEEFIF; encoded by the coding sequence ATGAAAATAGTAATTTTAGATAGAGCAACTTTAGGATTTGATATTGATGTATCAATTTTTGAAAAATATGGAGAAGTTACTTCTTATGATGTAACAAAAAACGAAAAAACGAAAGAAAGAATAAAAGATGCAGATATTGTTCTTACTAATAAAGTTGTTATTGGTAAAGATGAAATGGATGATTCAAATGTAAAACTTATTTGTATAACTGCAACAGGAACAAATAATGTAGATTTAGTTTATGCAAAAGAAAAAGGAATAGAAGTGAAAAATGTGGCTGGATATTCAACTTCAAGTGTTGTTCAAGTTGCTTTTTCTATGATTTTTTATTTTGTTCAAAAATTAAATTATTACAAAACTTATGTAGATGAGGGAAAATGGCAAAAATCAAAAATTTTTACTCATATAGATAAACCATTTTATGAACTTGATAAAAAAAGAGTTGGAGTTATAGGACTTGGTGAAATAGGACGAAATTTAGCAAAAAAATCACGAGCTTTTGATTGTGAAGTAGTTTATTATTCAACAAGTGGAAAAAACGCTAATAGTGAATATAAACAAGTAAGTCTTGATGAGTTACTAAAAACAAGTGATATTATCTCTATTCATGCACCATTAAATGAAAATACAAAAGATTTATTAAATTATGAAAATATGAAAAATATGAAAAAAGGTGCAATTTTACTAAATCTTGGTCGTGGTGGAATTATCAATGAAAATGATTTGGCAAAACTTATAGATGAAAAAGAGATTTATTGTGGGATTGATGTTGTAAATAAAGAACCAATTGAAGAGTCAAATCCACTTTTAAAAGTTAAAAATAAAGATAGACTTTTATTAACTCCACATATTGGTTGGGCAAGTATTGAAGCTAGAACAAGACTTGTAGAAATGGTTGCTCAAAATATAGAAGAGTTTATTTTCTAA
- a CDS encoding OmpA family protein — protein MYNKEQKNDENFWISYADLMAGLLFVFILVIGAIVIKYVYTQSNLEKEKAALNSSEEAKSKLFYELAKAKNLYETTKSDLDKAASELKDKDNKISLNLAEIEKLKALLLEYELNVKDEKDKNEKLSAELTEKTNMISLKDEELTMLADKLLVQTQIHQKMVEEFDIAKLKIKNLTGIKLTVIAKLKEKLGKSINIDEKSGAIKFSSNILFDQNSYILKENAKKELSNTLKKYLNTLLGDKEMKKYIESITIEGHTNSDGTYLSNLSLSQQRAHAVMQFLYDSNIIDKNLLSTYVNSSGRSSSDLILDKNGVEDKDASRRIEIKFTIKNEEAIREIQNYLGEKK, from the coding sequence ATGTACAATAAAGAGCAAAAAAATGATGAAAACTTTTGGATATCTTATGCTGATTTGATGGCTGGATTACTTTTTGTATTCATCTTAGTAATTGGAGCTATTGTAATAAAATATGTTTATACACAAAGTAATTTAGAAAAAGAAAAAGCAGCTTTAAACTCAAGTGAAGAGGCAAAATCTAAACTTTTTTATGAATTGGCAAAAGCAAAAAATCTATATGAAACAACAAAAAGTGATTTAGATAAAGCAGCATCTGAACTAAAAGATAAAGATAATAAAATCTCTTTAAATCTTGCAGAAATAGAAAAATTAAAAGCTTTACTTTTAGAGTATGAATTAAATGTAAAAGATGAAAAAGATAAAAATGAAAAATTATCAGCAGAATTAACTGAAAAAACAAATATGATAAGTTTAAAAGATGAAGAATTAACTATGCTTGCTGATAAGTTATTAGTTCAAACACAAATTCATCAAAAAATGGTTGAAGAGTTTGATATAGCAAAATTAAAAATCAAAAACTTAACAGGTATAAAATTAACAGTTATTGCAAAACTAAAAGAGAAACTAGGAAAATCAATAAATATTGATGAAAAAAGTGGAGCTATAAAATTCTCTTCAAATATTTTATTTGACCAAAACTCTTATATTTTAAAAGAAAATGCAAAAAAAGAGTTAAGTAATACTTTGAAAAAATATTTGAATACTTTACTTGGTGATAAAGAGATGAAAAAATATATTGAAAGTATCACTATTGAAGGACATACTAATAGTGATGGAACATATCTTTCAAATCTTTCATTATCTCAACAAAGAGCACATGCAGTTATGCAGTTTTTATATGATTCTAATATCATAGATAAAAATCTTTTATCAACTTATGTAAATTCTAGTGGGCGTTCATCATCTGATTTAATTTTAGATAAAAATGGTGTTGAAGATAAAGATGCCTCAAGAAGAATAGAGATTAAATTTACAATAAAAAATGAAGAAGCTATAAGAGAAATTCAAAACTATTTAGGTGAGAAGAAATAA